A window from Chaetodon trifascialis isolate fChaTrf1 chromosome 5, fChaTrf1.hap1, whole genome shotgun sequence encodes these proteins:
- the cryba1l1 gene encoding crystallin, beta A1, like 1, which produces MYRTTRSPMMQPLVNSGMGMAPFFKVTVFEQEHFQGKCLEFTSECCNIQECGLDNIRSIRVESGAWVGFEHHDFQGQQFILERGEYPHWDAYSGSLSYHVERLMSLRPIYCASHQSSRMIIFERENFMGRSVEICDDYPSLQAMGWMMPEVGSMHVQCGAFVCYQHPGYRGQQYIMECERHSGDYQHWRNWGSHCQTPQIQSIRRIQH; this is translated from the exons ATGTACAGAACTACAAGGTCCCCAATGATGCAGCCGCTGGTCAACTCAGGAATGGGCATGGCTCCTTTCTtcaag GTGACTGTGTTCGAGCAGGAGCACTTCCAGGGCAAGTGCCTGGAGTTCACCTCCGAGTGCTGCAACATCCAGGAGTGCGGACTGGACAACATCCGCTCCATCAGGGTGGAGAGCGGAGC CTGGGTGGGCTTTGAGCACCATGACTTCCAGGGCCAGCAGTTCAtcctggagagaggagagtaCCCCCACTGGGACGCTTACAGCGGCTCCCTCTCCTACCACGTGGAGCGCCTCATGTCTCTGCGCCCCATCTACTGCGCC TCCCACCAGAGCAGCCGCATGATCATCTTTGAGAGGGAGAACTTCATGGGCCGCAGTGTGGAGATCTGTGACGACTACCCCTCTCTGCAGGCCATGGGCTGGATGATGCCTGAGGTCGGCTCCATGCACGTGCAGTGTGGCGC CTTTGTGTGCTACCAGCACCCAGGCTACAGGGGCCAGCAGTACATCATGGAGTGTGAGAGACACAGCGGAGACTACCAGCACTGGAGGAACTGGGGCTCCCACTGTCAGACCCCCCAGATCCAGTCCATCAGGCGCATCCAGcactga
- the cabp2b gene encoding calcium-binding protein 2 isoform X1: MFMIIRESSAGGGGAGAMSAPHERSAKQVQAAIKKKLEKQKKRTNEQGGGAGDVQTATPQPPRHQKTDQTPQATAAAAEDREMLEETLEEMMEGPQRRETEKEEVEPVDLLPIVDSVFGQDRELRPEEIEELREAFVEFDRNKKGYISHKDLGECMRTMGYMPTEMELIELSQQICGGKVDFEDFVELMGPKMLAETADMIGVKELRDAFKEFDSNGDGQISLTELREAMKKLMGEQVTNREINEILRDVDLNGDGLVDFEEFVRMMSR; encoded by the exons ATGTTCATGATCATTCGAGAGTCATCCGCCGGAGGAGGCGGTGCTGGAGCGATGAGCGCGCCACACGAGAGGAGTGCAAAGCAG GTGCAGGCCGCCAtcaagaagaagctggagaagcagaagaagcGAACCAATGAGCAAGGAGGGGGTGCTGGAGACGTTCAGACTGCTACGCCCCAGCCTCCCCGCCATCAGAAAACCGACCAGACCCCACAGGCAACAGCAGCGGCTGCTGAGGACCGAGAGATGCTGGAGGAGACGCtggaggagatgatggagggaccacagaggagagagacggagaaggaggaggtggagcctGTAGACCTGCTGCCCATAGTGGACTCAGTGTTTGGACAG GACAGAGAGCTGAGACCGGAGGAGATCGAAG agCTCCGCGAGGCGTTTGTGGAGTTTGACAGGAACAAAAAAGGCTACATCAGTCATAAAGACCTGGGGGAGTGCATGAGGACCATGGGATACATGCCAACAGAGATGGAGCTCATCGAACTGAGCCAGCAGATCT GTGGAGGTAAAGTGGACTTCGAGGATTTTGTGGAGCTGATGGGACCCAAGATGCTGGCAGAGACGGCAGACATGATCGGAGTCAAAGAACTACGAGACGCATTCAAAGAG tttgaCTCGAACGGCGATGGTCAGATCAGTTTGACTGAGCTGCGTGAGGCCATGAAGAAGCTGATGGGAGAACAAGTGACCAACAGAGAGATCAACGAGATCCTGCGAGACGTGGACCTCAACGGGGACGGCCTGGTGGACTTTGAGG AGTTCGTGCGAATGATGTCTCGCTGA
- the crybb1l1 gene encoding beta-crystallin B1: protein MSSGDKSKTSSQTDGKAAQGKKSEMGMMSYKMYVFDQENFQGRMIEISNECMNVCELGMDRVRSLRVECGPFVGFEQMNFCGEMYILEKGEYPRWDSWSNCQKNDYLLSFRPVRMDPEKHKICLYEVGEFKGRKMEIMDDDVPSLFSYGFTDRVGSIIVSCGTWVGYQFPGYRGSQYLLEKGDFRHFNEYGARHPQFQSVRRIRDMQWHQQGCYTMASK from the exons ATGTCCAGTGGAGATAAGTCCAAGACTTCTTCCCAGACCGATGGGAAGGCTGCTCAGGGCAAGAAGTCTGAGATGGGAATGATGTCCTACAAG ATGTACGTGTTCGACCAGGAGAACTTCCAGGGTCGCATGATTGAAATCAGCAACgagtgcatgaatgtgtgtgagctggGAATGGACCGCGTGCGCTCCCTGCGCGTTGAGTGCGGACC CTTCGTGGGCTTTGAGCAGATGAACTTCTGTGGTGAGATGTACATCCTGGAGAAGGGAGAGTATCCTCGCTGGGACTCCTGGAGCAACTGCCAGAAGAACGACTACCTGCTGTCCTTCAGGCCCGTCAGAATG gACCCCGAGAAGCACAAGATTTGCCTGTACGAGGTGGGAGAGTTCAAGGGCCGCAAGATGGAGATCATGGACGATGACGTTCCCAGCCTGTTCTCTTACGGCTTCACCGACAGAGTGGGCAGCATCATTGTCAGCTGTGGAAC ctggGTGGGATACCAGTTCCCTGGATACCGTGGCAGCCAGTACCTGCTGGAGAAGGGCGACTTCAGGCACTTCAACGAGTACGGCGCCCGCCATCCTCAGTTCCAGTCCGTGAGGCGTATCCGTGACATGCAGTGGCACCAACAGGGCTGCTACACCATGGCCAGCAAGTGA
- the cabp2b gene encoding calcium-binding protein 2 isoform X2 — protein MGNCTKPSMKDKMKKGVVDGKVRAVGQQGLQPEGEEDADVEDKLFHDPVGALVKNCNMLHNIVGPACIFLKQGFSQTLDRELRPEEIEELREAFVEFDRNKKGYISHKDLGECMRTMGYMPTEMELIELSQQICGGKVDFEDFVELMGPKMLAETADMIGVKELRDAFKEFDSNGDGQISLTELREAMKKLMGEQVTNREINEILRDVDLNGDGLVDFEEFVRMMSR, from the exons ATGGGCAACTGCACCAAACCATCtatgaaagacaaaatgaagaag GGGGTAGTGGATGGGAAGGTGAGGGCAGTGGGCCAGCAGGGTCTGCAGccggagggagaggaggatgcgGACGTGGAGGATAAGCTGTTCCATGATCCCGTCGGTGCTCTGGTGAAGAACTGCAACATGCTGCACAACATCGTGGGCCCGGCCTGCATCTTCCTTAAACAGGGCTTTTCACAGACGCTC GACAGAGAGCTGAGACCGGAGGAGATCGAAG agCTCCGCGAGGCGTTTGTGGAGTTTGACAGGAACAAAAAAGGCTACATCAGTCATAAAGACCTGGGGGAGTGCATGAGGACCATGGGATACATGCCAACAGAGATGGAGCTCATCGAACTGAGCCAGCAGATCT GTGGAGGTAAAGTGGACTTCGAGGATTTTGTGGAGCTGATGGGACCCAAGATGCTGGCAGAGACGGCAGACATGATCGGAGTCAAAGAACTACGAGACGCATTCAAAGAG tttgaCTCGAACGGCGATGGTCAGATCAGTTTGACTGAGCTGCGTGAGGCCATGAAGAAGCTGATGGGAGAACAAGTGACCAACAGAGAGATCAACGAGATCCTGCGAGACGTGGACCTCAACGGGGACGGCCTGGTGGACTTTGAGG AGTTCGTGCGAATGATGTCTCGCTGA
- the cabp2b gene encoding calcium-binding protein 2 isoform X3 — MGNCTKPSMKDKMKKDRELRPEEIEELREAFVEFDRNKKGYISHKDLGECMRTMGYMPTEMELIELSQQICGGKVDFEDFVELMGPKMLAETADMIGVKELRDAFKEFDSNGDGQISLTELREAMKKLMGEQVTNREINEILRDVDLNGDGLVDFEEFVRMMSR, encoded by the exons ATGGGCAACTGCACCAAACCATCtatgaaagacaaaatgaagaag GACAGAGAGCTGAGACCGGAGGAGATCGAAG agCTCCGCGAGGCGTTTGTGGAGTTTGACAGGAACAAAAAAGGCTACATCAGTCATAAAGACCTGGGGGAGTGCATGAGGACCATGGGATACATGCCAACAGAGATGGAGCTCATCGAACTGAGCCAGCAGATCT GTGGAGGTAAAGTGGACTTCGAGGATTTTGTGGAGCTGATGGGACCCAAGATGCTGGCAGAGACGGCAGACATGATCGGAGTCAAAGAACTACGAGACGCATTCAAAGAG tttgaCTCGAACGGCGATGGTCAGATCAGTTTGACTGAGCTGCGTGAGGCCATGAAGAAGCTGATGGGAGAACAAGTGACCAACAGAGAGATCAACGAGATCCTGCGAGACGTGGACCTCAACGGGGACGGCCTGGTGGACTTTGAGG AGTTCGTGCGAATGATGTCTCGCTGA